Proteins encoded together in one Venturia canescens isolate UGA chromosome 10, ASM1945775v1, whole genome shotgun sequence window:
- the Ae2 gene encoding band 3 anion transport protein isoform X2, whose protein sequence is MPEAGTSSSGKSFLQRARGKVLHWLRRSLRASHQVDGHGTEAGPELDEEMEKVFAMDSGEKFDVARFGSPSESAGSDRDRDRGPPPRYGDNVLNQHRKRSYPHPHMPLKSLHSRSMRRHLSPEGSTAEEQEREEENNSENSQNNGNGEAGEIDTMDHTQQVAATSPMSEGGEADEENHHRSYLYHRHRHNRQDSNEESENLGNNESEALVSERAASAGFANDNPGLGSPRVQFEKIREEGDASPPTDDLMSDEERKSRRHHHKHDHKRHHHKSRKYSLQEDPQWRKRSGAGLPDVTNPMGRRVSVQPEEASTLQELDIDDLESHRSDDPRGMRRHKAGHSTVQIGRRKEGGIPHETFKKMYDHSPHEVFVQLDELHGVGEEREWRETARWIKYEEDVEEGADRWGRPHVASLSFHSLLNLRRCLETGVVLLDLEERDVPGLAYRVVEQMVVEELILPEDRTVVMRALLLRHRHVHEHDRGFRFGGKRNYASYTSLQSIWLEEEDAARDGTENHNLNDTKPKIVSSNLALDNNHTAVDMKEEMTYTSSNEDLKKVHNDHILKRIPAGAEATVVLVGAVDFLDQPTIAFVRLAEGAFMPSITEVTIPVRFMFTLLGPRTADLDYHEIGRSISTLMSNASFHKVAYKATERRELLSAINEFLDDSIVLPPGDWERQALLPFDELKSKSEAIKRRKAKALAAGAKKPIQSDAAVKKALMAGEEEKKPPDNDPLRRTRRPFGGLINDIKRRYPHYLSDFTDGLSSSCIAAAIFMYFAALCAAITFGGLLSDKTHNIIGISETLVSCCWTGVIMALFATQPLVIIGTTGPLLLFDESLYNFCLANGLEFLTMRVYVGAWMGVIALTIACVEGSVLVRLFTRFTEEIFTGLISLLYIVETFVKLVNYFKRNPLLPEYCYDAGNSTLGENGTYFENATEIQGYTYLKNETGLAIAMESTSAFLPDHDNAGLINQPNTALMCTILCLGTFLGAYYLRIFRNSHYLGRSARRAFGDFGVPISIIVFVIIDYLAGVETEKLLVPEGLTPSVSGRSWFVSPAGTGKPIPLWMAIACAVPALLVYILVFMETQISELIIDKKERKLRKGNGYHMDIVVVCLMNVGCGLMGAPWCCAASVRSLTHVSAVTVMSRTHAPGDKPHIVEVKEQRVSALLVAILVGVSVLMAPLLRRVPMAVLLGVFLYMGISSTNGVQLFDRVKLFFMPVKHHGSANYVRRVQTYKMHIFTLVQILCLATLWIVKSTRAALSLPFFLILMIPLRAQMTRFFTNAELRALDSKEPEHEAAGEDEPDFYEEAPLPG, encoded by the exons ATGCCCGAGGCAGGCACCAGCTCCTCCGGGAAGTCGTTTCTCCAAAGAGCACGAGGCAAAGTTCTTCATTGGTTACGACGTTCCCTTCGGGCGTCGCACCAG GTCGATGGACATGGCACGGAAGCGGGACCGGAACTTGACGAGGAGATGGAGAAGGTCTTCGCTATGGACTCCGGGGAGAAATTCGATGTAGCCCGGTTCGGGTCGCCCTCAGAATCGGCAGGCTCCGATCGAGATCGCGATCGAGGGCCTCCGCCTCGTTATGGCGATAACGTATTAAATC AACACCGCAAACGAAGTTACCCACATCCCCACATGCCACTGAAGAGCCTGCACTCGAGATCTATGCGACGACATCTTTCACC cGAAGGGTCAACGGCGGAGGAGCAAGagcgagaagaagaaaataattctGAAAACAGTCAAAACAATGGTAATGGAGAGGCCGGAGAGATCGACACAATGGACCACACTCAGCAAGTTGCTGCCACATCGCCAATGTCCGAGGGCGGCGAAGCTGACGAGGAAAATCACCATCGTTCCTATCTTTATCATCGCCACCGTCATAATCGTCAAGACAGCAACGAAGAATCGGAAAATCTTGGTAACAATGAGAGCGAAGCTCTCGTATCTGAGAGAGCAGCTTCCGCTGGCTTTGCCAATGATAATCCTGGACTCGGAAGCCCCAGAGTACAATTTGAAAAGATACGAGAAGAGGGCGACGCCAGCCCGCCGACGGATGATCTCATGAGCGACGAGGAACGAAAATCCAGGCGGCATCATCATAAGCACGATCACAA GAGACACCACCACAAGTCCCGAAAGTATTCTCTTCAAGAAGATCCACAATGGCGAAAGCGTTCAGGAGCCGGTCTTCCGGACGTGACGAATCCGATGGGTCGGCGAGTGAGTGTGCAGCCGGAAGAGGCGAGCACGCTTCAAGAGTTGGACATCGACGATTTGGAGTCCCACAGGAGCGACGATCCCCGGGGTATGAGAAGGCACAAAGCAGGACATTCGACGGTGCAGATTGGCAGGCGAAAAGAGGGCGGAATACCCCACGAAAcgttcaaaaaaatgtacgaCCATTCGCCCCACGAGGTGTTCGTACAGCTCGACGAATTGCACGGCGTGGGCGAGGAGCGAGAGTGGCGAGAGACCGCGCGCTGGATCAAGTACGAGGAAGACGTTGAGGAAGGCGCGGACCGATGGGGGAGGCCCCACGTCGCCTCCCTGAGTTTCCACTCGCTGCTCAATCTGCGAAGATGTCTCGAGACCGGAGTCGTTCTCCTTGACCTCGAGGAGCGCGACGTTCCTGGCCTGGCTTATCGCGTCGTTGAACAAATGGTAGTCGAAGAGCTCATCCTCCCGGAAGATCGTACCGTCGTCATGAGAGCTCTTTTGCTCAGGCATCGCCACGTCCACGAACACGATCGGGGCTTCCGATTTGGCGGAAAACGCAACTACGCGAGTTACACCAGTTTGCAG TCGATCTGGCTGGAGGAAGAAGATGCTGCGCGGGACGGCACTGAGAACCAT AACTTGAACGACACGAAGCCGAAAATCGTATCGTCGAATTTGGCACTGGACAACAATCACACGGCGGTTGACATGAAGGAAGAAATGACGTACACGAGCAGCAACGAGGACCTCAAAAAAGTTCATAACGATCACATTTTGAAGAGAATTCCGGCGGGAGCCGAAGCCACTGTCGTCCTCGTCGGCGCCGTCGACTTCCTGGATCAACCGACGATCGCATTCGTTCGTCTCGCAGAAGGAGCTTTCATGCCTTCGATCACCGAAGTAACGATACCAGTGAGATTCATGTTTACACTTCTGGGCCCGAGAACAGCCGACCTCGATTATCACGAGATCGGCAGATCGATCTCGACCCTCATGTCAAACGCCTCCTTCCACAAAGTCGCTTACAAAGCCACCGAGAGGCGAGAACTACTCTCGGCCATCAACGAATTCTTGGACGATTCGATCGTCCTGCCACCCGGTGATTGGGAGCGACAAGCTCTTCTACCTTTCGACGAATTGAAATCGAAAAGCGAGGCCATCAAAAGACGAAAAGCCAAAGCTCTCGCCGCTGGAGCTAAAAAACCCATTCAGAGTGATGCTGCTGTCAAAAAAG cacTGATGGCAGgcgaagaggagaaaaagccGCCCGACAACGACCCACTGCGAAGGACGCGTCGACCGTTCGGGGGCTTGATAAACGACATAAAGCGGCGTTACCCTCACTATTTATCGGATTTCACGGACGGCTTATCATCGTCGTGCATAGCAGCAGCGATATTCATGTATTTCGCAGCGCTCTGTGCAGCGATTACATTCGGAGGCTTGCTGAGTGACAAAACTCACAACATAATCGGTATCTCCGAGACTTTAGTCTCCTGTTGTTGGACAGGAGTGATAATGGCTCTTTTCGCAACGCAACCGCTCGTTATAATCGGTACGACAGGACCGTTGTTGCTTTTCGACGAGAGTCTTTATAACTTCTGTCTGGCAAACGGTTTGGAGTTTTTGACGATGAGGGTTTACGTCGGCGCCTGGATGGGAGTCATCGCGTTGACGATCGCCTGCGTCGAAGGCTCCGTTTTGGTCCGATTGTTCACGCGTTTTACCGAGGAGATATTCACCGGCTTGATATCGCTCCTTTACATCGTCGAGACTTTCGTTAAGCTCGTCAATTACTTCAAGAGAAATCCTCTTCTGCCGGAATACTGTTACGACGCGGGGAACAGCACGCTCGGCGAAAACGGCACGTACTTTGAAAACGCTACGGAGATCCAGGGATATACTTATTTGAAGAACGAGACAGGATTGGCCATCGCGATGGAAAGCACGTCAGCTTTTTTGCCGGATCACGACAACGCTGGCCTCATAAACCAACCCAACACCGCTCTCATGTGCACCATCCTCTGCCTCGGAACCTTCCTCGGGGCTTACTATCTTCGAATATTTCGTAACAGCCACTATCTCGGACGCAGCGCCAGGAGAGCCTTCGGAGACTTTGGCGTTCCCATCAGCATCATCGTTTTCGTAATCATCGATTATCTCGCCGGCGTTGAGACCGAAAAACTCCTCGTACCCGAGGGCCTCACGCCTTCCGTTTCCGGCAGGAGCTGGTTCGTCTCACCCGCTGGGACCGGCAAACCGATCCCACTCTGGATGGCGATCGCTTGTGCTGTCCCTGCGCTCCTCGTTTACATTCTCGTCTTCATGGAAACACAAATATCCGA ATTAATAATCGACAAAAAGGAGCGAAAGCTTCGCAAAGGCAACGGTTATCACATGGACATCGTGGTGGTGTGTTTAATGAACGTCGGCTGTGGTTTGATGGGTGCTCCATGGTGTTGTGCAGCATCAGTAAGATCGTTGACTCATGTCTCAGCGGTGACAGTAATGTCGCGAACGCATGCACCAGGTGACAAGCCACACATAGTAGAAGTTAAGGAGCAGCGAGTGAGTGCACTTTTGGTTGCGATATTGGTGGGCGTAAGTGTGCTGATGGCCCCGTTACTTCGTCGCGTACCGATGGCAGTATTGCTCGGAGTATTTCTTTACATGGGAATATCCTCGACGAACGGTGTCCAATTATTCGATCGTGTTAAGTTATTTTTCATGCCGGTGAAGCACCACGGCAGTGCCAATTACGTAAGACGCGTGCAAACCTACAAAATGCACATATTTACGCTTGTACAAATTTTGTGTCTGGCCACACTGTGGATCGTGAAGAGCACGCGAGCCGCTCTCTCATTGCCCTTCTTCCTTATCCTCATGATTCCCCTGAGAGCACAAATGACACGGTTCTTTACGAACGCTGAATTGAGGGCTCTCGACAGCAAAGAGCCCGAGCACGAAGCAGCTGGCGAGGACGAGCCTGATTTTTATGAGGAAGCACCATTGCCTGGTTAG
- the Ae2 gene encoding band 3 anion transport protein isoform X4, translated as MPEAGTSSSGKSFLQRARGKVLHWLRRSLRASHQVDGHGTEAGPELDEEMEKVFAMDSGEKFDVARFGSPSESAGSDRDRDRGPPPRYGDNVLNQHRKRSYPHPHMPLKSLHSRSMRRHLSPEGSTAEEQEREEENNSENSQNNGNGEAGEIDTMDHTQQVAATSPMSEGGEADEENHHRSYLYHRHRHNRQDSNEESENLGNNESEALVSERAASAGFANDNPGLGSPRVQFEKIREEGDASPPTDDLMSDEERKSRRHHHKHDHKRHHHKSRKYSLQEDPQWRKRSGAGLPDVTNPMGRRVSVQPEEASTLQELDIDDLESHRSDDPRGMRRHKAGHSTVQIGRRKEGGIPHETFKKMYDHSPHEVFVQLDELHGVGEEREWRETARWIKYEEDVEEGADRWGRPHVASLSFHSLLNLRRCLETGVVLLDLEERDVPGLAYRVVEQMVVEELILPEDRTVVMRALLLRHRHVHEHDRGFRFGGKRNYASYTSLQNLNDTKPKIVSSNLALDNNHTAVDMKEEMTYTSSNEDLKKVHNDHILKRIPAGAEATVVLVGAVDFLDQPTIAFVRLAEGAFMPSITEVTIPVRFMFTLLGPRTADLDYHEIGRSISTLMSNASFHKVAYKATERRELLSAINEFLDDSIVLPPGDWERQALLPFDELKSKSEAIKRRKAKALAAGAKKPIQSDAAVKKALMAGEEEKKPPDNDPLRRTRRPFGGLINDIKRRYPHYLSDFTDGLSSSCIAAAIFMYFAALCAAITFGGLLSDKTHNIIGISETLVSCCWTGVIMALFATQPLVIIGTTGPLLLFDESLYNFCLANGLEFLTMRVYVGAWMGVIALTIACVEGSVLVRLFTRFTEEIFTGLISLLYIVETFVKLVNYFKRNPLLPEYCYDAGNSTLGENGTYFENATEIQGYTYLKNETGLAIAMESTSAFLPDHDNAGLINQPNTALMCTILCLGTFLGAYYLRIFRNSHYLGRSARRAFGDFGVPISIIVFVIIDYLAGVETEKLLVPEGLTPSVSGRSWFVSPAGTGKPIPLWMAIACAVPALLVYILVFMETQISELIIDKKERKLRKGNGYHMDIVVVCLMNVGCGLMGAPWCCAASVRSLTHVSAVTVMSRTHAPGDKPHIVEVKEQRVSALLVAILVGVSVLMAPLLRRVPMAVLLGVFLYMGISSTNGVQLFDRVKLFFMPVKHHGSANYVRRVQTYKMHIFTLVQILCLATLWIVKSTRAALSLPFFLILMIPLRAQMTRFFTNAELRALDSKEPEHEAAGEDEPDFYEEAPLPG; from the exons ATGCCCGAGGCAGGCACCAGCTCCTCCGGGAAGTCGTTTCTCCAAAGAGCACGAGGCAAAGTTCTTCATTGGTTACGACGTTCCCTTCGGGCGTCGCACCAG GTCGATGGACATGGCACGGAAGCGGGACCGGAACTTGACGAGGAGATGGAGAAGGTCTTCGCTATGGACTCCGGGGAGAAATTCGATGTAGCCCGGTTCGGGTCGCCCTCAGAATCGGCAGGCTCCGATCGAGATCGCGATCGAGGGCCTCCGCCTCGTTATGGCGATAACGTATTAAATC AACACCGCAAACGAAGTTACCCACATCCCCACATGCCACTGAAGAGCCTGCACTCGAGATCTATGCGACGACATCTTTCACC cGAAGGGTCAACGGCGGAGGAGCAAGagcgagaagaagaaaataattctGAAAACAGTCAAAACAATGGTAATGGAGAGGCCGGAGAGATCGACACAATGGACCACACTCAGCAAGTTGCTGCCACATCGCCAATGTCCGAGGGCGGCGAAGCTGACGAGGAAAATCACCATCGTTCCTATCTTTATCATCGCCACCGTCATAATCGTCAAGACAGCAACGAAGAATCGGAAAATCTTGGTAACAATGAGAGCGAAGCTCTCGTATCTGAGAGAGCAGCTTCCGCTGGCTTTGCCAATGATAATCCTGGACTCGGAAGCCCCAGAGTACAATTTGAAAAGATACGAGAAGAGGGCGACGCCAGCCCGCCGACGGATGATCTCATGAGCGACGAGGAACGAAAATCCAGGCGGCATCATCATAAGCACGATCACAA GAGACACCACCACAAGTCCCGAAAGTATTCTCTTCAAGAAGATCCACAATGGCGAAAGCGTTCAGGAGCCGGTCTTCCGGACGTGACGAATCCGATGGGTCGGCGAGTGAGTGTGCAGCCGGAAGAGGCGAGCACGCTTCAAGAGTTGGACATCGACGATTTGGAGTCCCACAGGAGCGACGATCCCCGGGGTATGAGAAGGCACAAAGCAGGACATTCGACGGTGCAGATTGGCAGGCGAAAAGAGGGCGGAATACCCCACGAAAcgttcaaaaaaatgtacgaCCATTCGCCCCACGAGGTGTTCGTACAGCTCGACGAATTGCACGGCGTGGGCGAGGAGCGAGAGTGGCGAGAGACCGCGCGCTGGATCAAGTACGAGGAAGACGTTGAGGAAGGCGCGGACCGATGGGGGAGGCCCCACGTCGCCTCCCTGAGTTTCCACTCGCTGCTCAATCTGCGAAGATGTCTCGAGACCGGAGTCGTTCTCCTTGACCTCGAGGAGCGCGACGTTCCTGGCCTGGCTTATCGCGTCGTTGAACAAATGGTAGTCGAAGAGCTCATCCTCCCGGAAGATCGTACCGTCGTCATGAGAGCTCTTTTGCTCAGGCATCGCCACGTCCACGAACACGATCGGGGCTTCCGATTTGGCGGAAAACGCAACTACGCGAGTTACACCAGTTTGCAG AACTTGAACGACACGAAGCCGAAAATCGTATCGTCGAATTTGGCACTGGACAACAATCACACGGCGGTTGACATGAAGGAAGAAATGACGTACACGAGCAGCAACGAGGACCTCAAAAAAGTTCATAACGATCACATTTTGAAGAGAATTCCGGCGGGAGCCGAAGCCACTGTCGTCCTCGTCGGCGCCGTCGACTTCCTGGATCAACCGACGATCGCATTCGTTCGTCTCGCAGAAGGAGCTTTCATGCCTTCGATCACCGAAGTAACGATACCAGTGAGATTCATGTTTACACTTCTGGGCCCGAGAACAGCCGACCTCGATTATCACGAGATCGGCAGATCGATCTCGACCCTCATGTCAAACGCCTCCTTCCACAAAGTCGCTTACAAAGCCACCGAGAGGCGAGAACTACTCTCGGCCATCAACGAATTCTTGGACGATTCGATCGTCCTGCCACCCGGTGATTGGGAGCGACAAGCTCTTCTACCTTTCGACGAATTGAAATCGAAAAGCGAGGCCATCAAAAGACGAAAAGCCAAAGCTCTCGCCGCTGGAGCTAAAAAACCCATTCAGAGTGATGCTGCTGTCAAAAAAG cacTGATGGCAGgcgaagaggagaaaaagccGCCCGACAACGACCCACTGCGAAGGACGCGTCGACCGTTCGGGGGCTTGATAAACGACATAAAGCGGCGTTACCCTCACTATTTATCGGATTTCACGGACGGCTTATCATCGTCGTGCATAGCAGCAGCGATATTCATGTATTTCGCAGCGCTCTGTGCAGCGATTACATTCGGAGGCTTGCTGAGTGACAAAACTCACAACATAATCGGTATCTCCGAGACTTTAGTCTCCTGTTGTTGGACAGGAGTGATAATGGCTCTTTTCGCAACGCAACCGCTCGTTATAATCGGTACGACAGGACCGTTGTTGCTTTTCGACGAGAGTCTTTATAACTTCTGTCTGGCAAACGGTTTGGAGTTTTTGACGATGAGGGTTTACGTCGGCGCCTGGATGGGAGTCATCGCGTTGACGATCGCCTGCGTCGAAGGCTCCGTTTTGGTCCGATTGTTCACGCGTTTTACCGAGGAGATATTCACCGGCTTGATATCGCTCCTTTACATCGTCGAGACTTTCGTTAAGCTCGTCAATTACTTCAAGAGAAATCCTCTTCTGCCGGAATACTGTTACGACGCGGGGAACAGCACGCTCGGCGAAAACGGCACGTACTTTGAAAACGCTACGGAGATCCAGGGATATACTTATTTGAAGAACGAGACAGGATTGGCCATCGCGATGGAAAGCACGTCAGCTTTTTTGCCGGATCACGACAACGCTGGCCTCATAAACCAACCCAACACCGCTCTCATGTGCACCATCCTCTGCCTCGGAACCTTCCTCGGGGCTTACTATCTTCGAATATTTCGTAACAGCCACTATCTCGGACGCAGCGCCAGGAGAGCCTTCGGAGACTTTGGCGTTCCCATCAGCATCATCGTTTTCGTAATCATCGATTATCTCGCCGGCGTTGAGACCGAAAAACTCCTCGTACCCGAGGGCCTCACGCCTTCCGTTTCCGGCAGGAGCTGGTTCGTCTCACCCGCTGGGACCGGCAAACCGATCCCACTCTGGATGGCGATCGCTTGTGCTGTCCCTGCGCTCCTCGTTTACATTCTCGTCTTCATGGAAACACAAATATCCGA ATTAATAATCGACAAAAAGGAGCGAAAGCTTCGCAAAGGCAACGGTTATCACATGGACATCGTGGTGGTGTGTTTAATGAACGTCGGCTGTGGTTTGATGGGTGCTCCATGGTGTTGTGCAGCATCAGTAAGATCGTTGACTCATGTCTCAGCGGTGACAGTAATGTCGCGAACGCATGCACCAGGTGACAAGCCACACATAGTAGAAGTTAAGGAGCAGCGAGTGAGTGCACTTTTGGTTGCGATATTGGTGGGCGTAAGTGTGCTGATGGCCCCGTTACTTCGTCGCGTACCGATGGCAGTATTGCTCGGAGTATTTCTTTACATGGGAATATCCTCGACGAACGGTGTCCAATTATTCGATCGTGTTAAGTTATTTTTCATGCCGGTGAAGCACCACGGCAGTGCCAATTACGTAAGACGCGTGCAAACCTACAAAATGCACATATTTACGCTTGTACAAATTTTGTGTCTGGCCACACTGTGGATCGTGAAGAGCACGCGAGCCGCTCTCTCATTGCCCTTCTTCCTTATCCTCATGATTCCCCTGAGAGCACAAATGACACGGTTCTTTACGAACGCTGAATTGAGGGCTCTCGACAGCAAAGAGCCCGAGCACGAAGCAGCTGGCGAGGACGAGCCTGATTTTTATGAGGAAGCACCATTGCCTGGTTAG